One window from the genome of Pyrobaculum ferrireducens encodes:
- a CDS encoding 4Fe-4S dicluster domain-containing protein, which yields MRPVFVIDLNKCVGCRACVAACVQEHGQVFTAARTADIGRPQTVWLRTWVEWREREDPTPSRKFIPYLCYHCENSPCVTACPTGASYKTKEGIVLIDKDLCIGCRYCVVACPYGMRYGPLVKTAEKAMEEPLVREAAEGAKYGGVIFKPPVPNKWAFRADAVDKCTFCYHRYKGDGKIWTPACVEVCPTKSRMVGDLDDPSDEVADLVRRGVAKPANKWGGLVYYVGL from the coding sequence ATGAGGCCGGTATTTGTCATTGATCTCAATAAGTGCGTCGGTTGCCGCGCGTGCGTAGCCGCTTGTGTGCAGGAGCACGGCCAGGTGTTCACCGCCGCACGGACTGCAGACATCGGCAGGCCTCAGACTGTTTGGCTGAGGACGTGGGTGGAGTGGAGGGAGAGGGAGGATCCCACGCCGTCTAGGAAGTTTATACCATATCTATGTTACCACTGTGAGAACTCGCCCTGTGTCACGGCGTGTCCAACCGGCGCCTCTTACAAGACCAAGGAGGGAATTGTGTTGATAGACAAAGATCTGTGTATCGGTTGCCGCTACTGCGTCGTGGCTTGTCCATACGGCATGAGATACGGGCCGCTGGTTAAAACCGCTGAAAAAGCTATGGAGGAGCCGCTAGTGAGGGAGGCGGCCGAGGGGGCTAAATACGGCGGGGTGATATTCAAACCGCCTGTACCTAATAAATGGGCCTTTAGAGCGGACGCCGTTGATAAGTGTACCTTCTGTTACCACAGATATAAGGGAGATGGCAAGATATGGACGCCTGCATGTGTAGAGGTATGTCCTACAAAGTCTCGGATGGTAGGCGATTTAGACGACCCCAGCGACGAGGTGGCTGACTTGGTGCGTAGGGGCGTAGCTAAGCCGGCTAATAAATGGGGAGGGTTGGTATACTACGTGGGGCTATGA
- a CDS encoding molybdopterin-containing oxidoreductase family protein → MSISRRDAIKAGVTIGIVAGASGLLLKATISEVPKAGVSTTSIPSICGMCMAQCAIYIDVVDGKPVRIRPNTNAPTSALGICPRGVSGTFNAWLNPDAVKKPMARRALVDWVQGRISWEEAKRQLSQSRGRYDDMVEVDWNTAIEIIARKLKELADGGERRAFTFLFGAWGPTASMRAGVPVSRFADAYGGGMITFDNPYCTYPRYLGHWLTWGHGHQAHTVCVDYSEAEAVLVVRRNVIGAGVVTETWRFMEAVRRGAKLVVLSPVFDETASYATVWLPVKPGTDLAVLLAFIKYVLDNGYYVEQYLARFTNAPFLIKEDGLPLLASEVAWDRYGLPEPKEFAYVVWDTAAGAPAPDNAAKRPALFGQYEVQLKDGGVAKARTALTILKEWVDANLSALAKKHGVGDYMEAAAREADVNVDDLRRAAEIVARYRAVVPIGWHDPRYSNSPQTWRAVGILMALLGRIQQPGGVFLLTHLVMPYADIYTKVLKYTKKDLPYKTIRGLTFGEYVPAYLPAIYVIPIAPPLPGPSDRGAPPVPALVEEWAVEAEKRGYLYPYDTVQALYESVVHGKPFKTKVVFIIGSNPIPQIGNSRLVEAIFRELDLVIVHDIQFNDTTAFADMILPDLPYPERMDLALPGPFSPFPAISVRFPWYYEEYMKRLELGGKPGELDKLFRSRDGRTIFEVLLMVARRLQQMGVKARDGTDWSQNMPVGMITEDGIFPIPNLKMFINATFRRIRIVDENGQVRAPTVDDLYKMGGYMVLVPTGRVETVVDERWSQALGKEVKVKVHVFRPVQYSVDKEQLLWRQIHYNSPLTQGLAPLPTPSGKVEIYSINLAYDVKRVFGKPATSIDPSDLEGARSGVDPLFSPVPLYAGMARPDYMWAAGPPTPDVEINGLASPDPPRRLLLVYRHGPYTHTHSATQNNLLLNTLTPDELLTAWIHPDTAAKLGVKDGDVVELKPAAPKVLEQLKAVGAAEVPTARFRVRVTKMVRPDVIAIYHYWLVPRGRLRVKAAKLAGLRSGYSDDNYLGPMLAGKLGTPGAMGNTVVEVSKVERL, encoded by the coding sequence ATGTCTATCTCTAGAAGAGATGCAATTAAGGCCGGGGTCACAATAGGTATTGTTGCAGGCGCCTCTGGCCTTTTGCTTAAGGCTACTATTAGCGAGGTGCCTAAGGCCGGCGTCTCCACGACGTCTATCCCCTCTATCTGTGGTATGTGTATGGCGCAATGCGCAATCTACATCGACGTAGTGGACGGCAAGCCGGTGAGGATAAGGCCCAATACCAACGCCCCAACCAGCGCCTTGGGGATATGTCCCCGGGGCGTCTCCGGCACCTTCAACGCCTGGCTTAACCCAGACGCGGTGAAGAAGCCCATGGCGAGGAGGGCGCTTGTGGATTGGGTACAGGGCAGGATCAGCTGGGAGGAGGCAAAGAGGCAGCTGTCTCAGTCGAGGGGGAGGTACGACGACATGGTTGAGGTGGACTGGAACACCGCAATTGAGATAATCGCCAGGAAGCTAAAGGAGCTGGCAGACGGCGGCGAGCGTCGCGCCTTCACCTTCCTCTTCGGCGCGTGGGGCCCCACGGCATCTATGAGAGCCGGTGTGCCCGTCTCACGCTTCGCCGACGCCTACGGAGGCGGCATGATAACCTTCGACAACCCCTACTGCACCTACCCCCGCTACCTGGGCCACTGGCTGACATGGGGCCACGGCCACCAAGCCCACACCGTCTGCGTCGACTACTCCGAGGCGGAGGCTGTCCTCGTAGTTAGGAGAAACGTGATCGGGGCGGGGGTGGTGACTGAGACGTGGCGCTTCATGGAGGCGGTGAGGAGGGGGGCGAAGCTGGTGGTACTCAGCCCCGTCTTCGACGAGACGGCCAGCTACGCCACGGTGTGGCTACCTGTCAAGCCCGGGACAGACCTGGCGGTGTTGCTGGCCTTCATTAAATACGTCCTCGACAACGGCTACTACGTCGAGCAGTATCTGGCCAGGTTTACCAACGCGCCGTTTCTCATAAAGGAAGACGGGTTGCCCCTCCTAGCCTCGGAGGTGGCATGGGATAGGTACGGCCTGCCTGAGCCCAAGGAGTTTGCCTACGTCGTGTGGGACACAGCCGCCGGCGCCCCCGCCCCCGACAACGCGGCCAAGAGGCCTGCCCTCTTTGGGCAGTACGAGGTTCAGCTGAAGGACGGCGGCGTTGCGAAGGCGAGGACTGCGTTGACAATACTAAAGGAGTGGGTAGACGCCAACCTCTCAGCCCTCGCCAAGAAGCACGGGGTCGGCGACTACATGGAGGCCGCGGCGAGGGAGGCTGATGTAAACGTCGACGACCTCAGAAGGGCGGCGGAGATCGTGGCGAGGTACAGAGCCGTCGTCCCCATCGGGTGGCACGACCCCCGCTACAGCAACTCGCCGCAGACGTGGCGCGCCGTCGGCATCTTAATGGCCCTTCTGGGCCGCATCCAGCAACCGGGGGGCGTCTTCCTCTTGACGCACCTAGTCATGCCGTATGCGGATATCTACACCAAGGTGCTGAAGTACACCAAGAAGGACCTCCCCTACAAGACAATCCGAGGCCTCACCTTCGGCGAGTACGTACCTGCCTACCTCCCCGCTATCTACGTGATTCCAATCGCCCCGCCTCTGCCCGGTCCCTCTGACAGAGGCGCCCCGCCGGTGCCTGCGCTGGTGGAGGAGTGGGCGGTGGAGGCGGAGAAGAGGGGCTACCTCTACCCCTACGACACGGTGCAGGCGCTGTACGAGAGCGTTGTCCACGGGAAGCCGTTTAAGACAAAGGTTGTGTTTATCATCGGCTCTAACCCTATTCCGCAGATCGGCAACAGCAGACTCGTCGAAGCGATATTCAGAGAGCTGGATTTAGTAATTGTGCACGACATACAGTTTAACGACACAACCGCGTTCGCCGATATGATACTCCCCGATCTTCCATACCCAGAGCGCATGGACCTGGCCCTGCCCGGGCCCTTCTCCCCGTTCCCAGCAATATCGGTGAGGTTCCCGTGGTACTACGAGGAGTATATGAAGAGGCTTGAGCTGGGCGGGAAGCCGGGGGAGCTGGACAAGCTGTTTAGGTCGAGGGACGGCCGCACGATATTTGAGGTCCTGCTGATGGTGGCTCGGAGGCTTCAGCAGATGGGGGTCAAGGCTAGAGACGGCACCGACTGGTCTCAGAACATGCCCGTGGGCATGATTACGGAGGACGGCATCTTCCCGATACCCAACCTAAAGATGTTTATCAACGCCACTTTTAGACGTATTAGGATTGTGGACGAAAACGGCCAGGTGAGGGCTCCCACGGTGGACGACTTGTACAAGATGGGGGGCTACATGGTGCTGGTCCCCACCGGCCGCGTCGAGACTGTGGTAGACGAGCGGTGGAGCCAAGCCCTCGGCAAGGAGGTGAAGGTGAAGGTCCACGTGTTCAGGCCGGTGCAGTACAGCGTAGATAAGGAACAGTTGCTCTGGAGGCAGATACACTACAACTCTCCCTTGACGCAGGGCCTCGCGCCGCTTCCCACGCCGAGCGGCAAGGTGGAGATCTACAGCATAAATCTGGCCTACGACGTGAAGAGGGTATTCGGAAAACCAGCAACTTCAATTGACCCCTCTGACCTGGAGGGCGCCAGGAGCGGCGTGGATCCCCTCTTCTCTCCTGTGCCGCTGTACGCCGGGATGGCTAGGCCGGACTACATGTGGGCCGCCGGCCCGCCGACGCCGGACGTGGAGATCAACGGCCTCGCGTCTCCCGACCCGCCGAGGAGGCTTCTGCTCGTATACCGCCACGGCCCCTACACCCACACCCACAGCGCCACGCAGAACAACCTACTCCTCAACACGCTGACGCCGGACGAGTTGTTGACTGCGTGGATTCACCCGGACACCGCGGCGAAGCTGGGGGTTAAGGACGGCGACGTGGTTGAGCTCAAGCCCGCGGCCCCCAAGGTGTTGGAGCAGTTGAAGGCCGTGGGCGCCGCCGAGGTGCCGACGGCTAGGTTCAGGGTGAGGGTAACGAAGATGGTGAGGCCGGATGTGATAGCCATCTACCACTACTGGCTGGTGCCCCGGGGCAGGCTGAGGGTGAAGGCGGCGAAGCTGGCGGGGTTGAGGTCTGGCTACAGCGACGACAACTACCTAGGACCCATGCTGGCGGGGAAGCTCGGCACGCCGGGGGCCATGGGCAATACAGTAGTAGAAGTGAGTAAGGTGGAGAGGCTATGA